The Megalops cyprinoides isolate fMegCyp1 chromosome 11, fMegCyp1.pri, whole genome shotgun sequence genomic sequence TTTAGCTGAACACAACTGTAAGTCAGACAATTACTACATCCCAAGGGGGTGACATTAACAAATAGAATCCAACATGGACACACgcaaacaaaaggaaaagcatACTTCTCTGACTCTAACCCAATCTATTTAGGTGTTCCACATGTCTCTGTCCTTAAACcctcatttattttgcatcCTGGCAGTTAAAGTGTGAATATAAATTGGCATCAAATTACTTACAAATGACCTGGAAGGATACTATGAATAAAACTTTTAGTTTAGTAACAGGGTAAATGAGCTTCAAATCTAGTTTGCTGACTTTAAATACTGTTCACGTATCTACAGGAATTGGAAATACTGTAGGTTCATTGTGCTGGTAGGTAGTATGAAGGACTGCACTAACCGTCACTAAGACTTCTTTCAAACTGTTTCAGTAGCTCTGAAAAGAACAATCACACTTGGCAGTCTTCCTTAGCTATTTATTGAACAGTTCAGCTGCCGAAGCTATTCCCCAGCCCTATCAGCTTACACAAGGTTTTCCACACCGGCCATATGTGCCGCCGCTTTCTGAGAGCCCGGTGACGTCTGCTCATGCCAGAGCTAAAGATGCACGCAGCCTCGCTGAGCAGGCGAAAGAGCAAGAGTAtttacagtctcacacacattcccCCGTGTCAAAACTGACCGCTACCCCCACAGCCCTCTCAATCCATTCTTTAACGATAACCTGGCACATTTCATTTGAGGAGGACACACACTCTGGTTGAAAAGTcagcttcctcttcttcttGTAGGAGCCATGAGGGTGGGGATATCTTTATTCTTAGACCCAGTGCTTGGGTTGCAATCATTTATCACAGCCTGACAGGCATGTCTGTTGTCTTTATTGACATCACAGAGGGAATTGCATGATAGgtctatttatacagcagatGCCTTTCTGAATAAAATAGAACTGGCCCCATTACCCTCACTGCAATTCAAGTCAACCCAGTAATTacaattcattgttttattatttttttctactggCTGATTATATTGGAATAGTTTATGTGCAGTTTTCTCTTGACATACTGTAAAGTTTGAAACTTAACCAAAATGGAGACAAGGTGCATATCAGAAGGTAGCAAGTTCTTCCCAAAGCTAAAAGCACTTAAGCGCAAAACTGAAACCCGCTTTGGTGTTTGGTTTGTAACAAtgtctttcatttgaaatgactgtaCTCACAGAGGATCATTCCTCTGTGATACTCTGGAAACAAAGTGGTGGAAGTAATTTATGACACATCAGTATGTTTTGACAAGCCTAGCTTGCTTGTAAGGAATAAGATGGAAGAAACTGTCCTGTGCTCCACAGaagaagaacaaaagaacaatcATTCTGCACAGAATCATGATAGGACCGTTATTAATAAAGACATGATGCCCTGCAGTCGCCAAGCCAAGCGTATGAAAGCAGAGACGGAAAATTGGGAAATGGCTTACAGAAGACATACAGGCATGGCTTAAGAAGTTAACACTTCTTTAAGAACCAAAGAACTCTGACAGATCTCGCTGCTCAGGGCATTTAAATAACTGCTATAAAACTGATTGAACAGAGCACCAGATGCACTGTGGTCCAGGAGAGCACTCATTGCTGTTTTTAGTTTAAAAGATGAGCCGTTTATTGAGCCTGTAATATCCTCCAATATGCCTTTACATGATGTAGCTCCAGTGCTAcagaaacattaataaatattttgcgGTAGCTGGTAAAAAGCCTGATTGGACATGGTCTCCTGTCTCTCTTCATCAGCTGGCTGCACAGGTCTTGGAAGACAAGGACATTGGCTTTGGAATGGTTGACTCACACAAAGATGCAAAGGTCGCCAAAAAACTGGGtaagaacaggaagtgacatcacagaagtgCCATGGTACTGTTTTTGTATATGAACACTGCGGCAAATTGAAGTGTCCATAGGTATTGATGAAGCCCATAGATAAGCACATGGTATGCCTTTCAAAACATCATTTAAGATAGATACCAATGACCTGTATTCATGATCAATAGGCTGGACATAGatcaaataatatattatttaagaCTGGACACAGGACTAATTATATTAAGactatttattaaaaaaagagaggtgGCTTTTGAATCCTATCTGTTTTAAACAGTACTTGTCAACATTTGTGTCTGAATTCCAATGTCCCCTGAAACATCACAACTTCTGTCCTCaggtttggtggaggagggtaGTGTGTATGTCTTCAAGCAGGACCGGGTGATCGAATTTGATGGACAGCTGTCTGCAGACACTCTGGTGGAGTTCCTGTTGGACGTGAGTGCTGGCCGCAGGAGGGCGTATGAGGGCATATGGGTGATGAAATGGGCATTTATGACAGACAGTGCTATATTGGTCACCCCTTTAATGATGGACAGGGAGGGACAGCACTGTGCGCTGTGATAAACTCATCCAAAAGTGAATGAACTGGCTCCCCTATTGATCAATGTTGCTCTGATGCGGATAGCATCTGCTATTTACATCAGATTGGTTCACCTTCGTCGGCTCTCTAGGTATAATTTGACACTGGTATTGCTGCATCTGGtagataaaaaaacagaatctaaAATCTTTTCATCTGAAATAAGTTGCACTTTCTTGTCATGATTTTCATGCTTACGCACACAGcttttataaaatacataactgTATTTGCTCACCAGGCAAACAAATAACTAATAACTTTTGGTGCCCTTAATCTAATATGGTATTCATTAATACTAAAAGAATAATTCTATTTTTGGTGAAATGCAATAATTTGTGTTCCTTATACAAGGTTTACAACAGCCATGTCTATTTAAGCGAACCACCTTGAGGACTAGAGTCTGGTGCCTTATTCACAGCTCAGCTCTGCTGCCCCAGTATTTCCCCCTccagagtgacatcactgtgctGTTCTTTTCTCCCACAGCTGCTGGAGGACCCCGTAGAGCTCATCAGTAACGCCTTGGAGCTTCGTGCCTTCGACCGCATGGAGGAGGACACCAGGCTCATCGGCTACTTCAAGAACGAGGACTCCGAGCGTGAGTGACGGGGCTTAAAATTAAATGTCGACCAGCCACAAAAGTTAATACAGGACAGAACACCTAAGTTCTGGAACTTTTTCATCGATTTATTTCTTGAAGGTGGCACAATACCTTAGTCATTTAGTACACTCACAGAAAATTAGCACTCTCACTAAATGGTGACGCCACATATGGGTTACCTTCATGCAATTCCTTCCTTTCAGGTTCTCCTTGAAGTAATATGAGGAACAATGCTGTGTTAGAGAAACATAAAAATTCATTACACAATTTGACTGGTATTTTTGAGCTGCACGTGGTACACCACATTGGCTGTGATTCTCTGTGAATGACCCTCCACAAATGCAACTACACACCCCTAGTAAAGGAGAAATTTTACCACTCCTGGAGGTGCATGGCTCCATAGTCCAGCACTGATACCATCACAACTGAAACTTCAACAGCTATAAGAGTTTTCCAAACTTTTCTCAGAGTTGGACAGTTACAGAGAAGGGGCACAATTTATTTCTACTACCCTGTCTCTTTGAAAAGCCAGCATTCTCTAAAGACAGACATCTCCACATGagcaaacacaggcaaaaaatGAAGTGATAACACAGTGTTAATAGACACGTTCCCTGTCAGGCAAAATCCCCCTGCGTCGTCAGGCTTTAAATAGATTCATTCCTTGGTCAGCTATATCAAGACCAATTATTGTGCTCTTCCTTAAAAAGAGACGCAGAAGGGGGGTATCATCTGCACTTGGACAACAGCACTCCTGCTTTTGTTACAGCCCCATTTCATTGTTAGACCTTTAAGCCCAGACGGTGATACAGTCATGGCCAAAGCATCCAAAAGCACTGTCTGAATGTGGTGCACATAGAGGTAGATCTGGTTTTACTCTGGCTGTGGAGAGGTCATGAGGCTTTCAAACCAAATGTCTCACCATCCCTGCCTTTGATTTCTCAGTCTCAAATTGCCTTACCGAGGggctttgaataaaaatgaacattttctcctctccctcctctccatccTGTTTCTGTTCgccctctctgctctttcctctttcactcctccctccctttttcttctATCTCTGATCTTATCCCTCTCTCCTGTACCAGACTTCAAGGCTTTTCAGGAAGCTGCAGAACACTTCCAGCCTTATATCAAGTTTTTTGCCACCTTTGACAAATCAGTGAGTAAGAAGTCTTTACTCTGCAGTTATCACCTACATGACACATACAAGATTATTAGCCTACTGTAATTACCTTTTTACTCACTTTCCCCTGATAATGTATAATTCATCTCCTTTTACCTGAATGCCAGCTCTACACCCTCACTTCCTCCAGAGGCTCTCAGTTCtccagtgtttctctctccctgagtGGTGGTTCTTTATGCGCGGCAGGTGGCCAAGCAGCTGACCCTGAAGATAAATGAGGTGGACTTCTACGAGCCCTTCATGGAGCAGGCCATGACTATCCCCGACAAGCCCAACTCAGAGGAGGAGCTTGTGGAGTTTGTTAAAGAGCACAGAAGGTAATTTTGTACCTCCAAGAAAGTCCGCACCTGCATTCAttgaaaatacacagacacacacaagcatacctTTGTATCATGCACTGGACTGTGAATTGAAACATGTCTCTGATGAAAGGTGATTGATTTGTGTTCCTGACCTCAAAAAATTTATTTGGCCATTAATATTCTgctaatagtagtagtagtagtaaaagtagtagtagtagtaataaaataataataataataataataataataataagactTAAAGAtatctttttctcattttggaTAGTGGATCTGCATTCAAATTGATCTGATTTCAGCCAAAGTCTTCTCAGTTCCACCACTGCTATGCATGGTTCTCAACCATTGTGCGTATGCTGTAAACAAagtcttttctttctgtatctTTCCCAGGGCAACACTGAGAAAGCTGCGAGCTGAGGACATGTTCGAGACCTGGGTGAGAACCACTGGCAAATGTAAAAATTTGAAAAGCACTGTAGCCATACTGGGACCACACTCAGACAACACCTTGAAGCTGATTATATAAAATTCATGCAGAACAATGGACAAAAAAAGTGTTCCAAAGCATGATCCACTTGTAACTGTCTTACTTACTTACTGCTTCCTCATTATTCCATCCCCAGGAAGATGATATAGAAGGAATCCATATTGTTGCTTTTGCTGAAGAAGAAGACCCTGGTAACTCATTTCTTTCGATGGGTTTTCTCTGAATATTTATCTGAAACTGCCACCTGTTTGAGGTTCAGAGAGGcactaaaatattcaaaaaaaactttcagatgGTTTTGAGTTCCTTGAGATCCTTAAGGAAGTGGCCAGAGACAACACCAACAACCCTGACCTGAGCATTGTGTGGATTGACCCTGACGATTTCCCCCTGGTGAGAGAGCCACTGGCAAAGACACACCGCTCTACTCTTCACTCATCAATCCACAAAGCATTAACAGGCCAGCAGACCTTCTTATCCGttcacaaaagagaaaaattatTAACTTGAAGTTGGAGTGCCAGCCTTATTTGGGCTCATCAAATACATATCTTTTAATTTTCTCTCATGTTTTTAAAGGCATCAGGAATAAACTTaacagttttaattttattgtgtattttaaagatttacaaaagaaagtatatatacctatatacCTTTGTATATAAAGGATATACATTGGAGTAGCCCAAATATGACTGGTGcttcctcttttatttttttgtgcatgcaaTTACAGAGGACACCAAGCCACTCCAAGTTTCTTCAAAGTAGgcttatattatattatatgttcATGTTCAGTGAAGTGGtgaacattttatatattttccagCATTAATGAGGATTTCTTCTGTTTGTCTCTTCCATTTAGCTGATTCCATACTGGGAGAAGATCTTTAAGGTGGACCTCTTCAAGCCTCAGATTGGGGTGGTCAACGTGACAGatgtaagaaaaagaaaaaaaaaaaaaccctcaaactccTGTTGCACAAGAGCTGATTTATGTTGACAAATGGCTCCAACAAAGTCTTTATACTAAGTGAAGCTTGTATCTTTGTAGTCATGAGTTAATATGACTACCTGTTTAGGATGTGGTTGTGACCCCTTTATGGTTTTTTTCTGGCAGGCGGACAGCGTATGGCTGGACATGCCTGACGATGAGGACCTGCCCACTGCAGAGGAACTAGAGGACTGGATTGAGGATGTTCTGTCTGGGAAAGTAAACACTGAAgacgacgacgatgatgacgacgatgacgacgatgacgacgatgacgacgacgatgatgatgatgatgacgacgacgatgatgacgatgatgatgatgacgatgacgacgatgacgatgatgatgacgacgacgacgacgacgacgacgacgacgacgacgacgacgacgacgacgacgatgatgatgatgacgacgatgatgaaTAATTTATAAACTGTGAAGTCCAGAAGCCAGCATTAATGACATCATGAGAGTGTCTCATCTAATGTTGGATTCTGCAGTTACCTGGAGCAACAAGTTCAGGGAGAACATAAGATAAATACATTGGAAAAAATCGTGAACACTTTTATagaattttgtacattttgtacgTAATTTTATCTCCTACTACAACTTCTATTTTTCCtgatcaaaaaagaaaacaaggacaTTTTAAACTCTGAATGTCTGCAGGAAGAGTTGACACTGTTACAGAGTCTCTACTTCTCACTGTGCTTTTTAACCGAATGCCTTCCAGCCCAGGTATTTcatgattcatatttttaaCTGGTCTGGGAGTTCCACGACTGCAGATTATTGTGAGATTCCTGCCCCCTGCCCAGCCATCCCCTCATGGCATACTGCACTCATATACTGTCACTAATTCCCTGTCAGGTGGGACTATCTTGGTCAGCTACTGTTACACAGACTAAAACACCTCTGAATacagtctcaacaaaaacagaaaatattgctAGAATGAGGTCCCAGCATAATCAACTTGTGGCAAAACAGTGGTGTGACAGTGAAAGTAAGgcagcttttcattttaaaattgccCATGAATCTCACTTTACTAGTCCTACAGATTCTGGCCTCTGGTTCTCTGCCAGGGAACTAGGAATTAAACTGCTgaactgacatacagtatatcgCTTTGGAATATGTTATAAAATGAGTGCAAGAGATCAAGCAATCAGATGAGGGGTTTATTTGCTGCTACAGTAAACTatatatacaataataaatataaataattatgtatttaaggagaaatttaatgaaataattgcagtgtgcagctatatttattgtattaagAACAGTTGAATTTCACAATTTTCCAATGTTACATGCCTCCAAAATGTAAGGTATTCTTAATTGAAACTAGTCTCTTCCAAACCAATCAAGCACAGACAGTATAAACATGATCAACTCCAAAAGgctcaaaataataataaaaaagtaaaaaagaaaaaagtctgGCTTTAaatgtgaggagagagaggagtctcAAAGAATGTAATTCTGTTCCTTGAATAAACCTACAGAACATTCATGATGAGGCTGCATTGTGATTCATAGCGGGTGAGTATTTAAGATTCtgctacacagcacagcattcagTGGGGACAGTTCTCAGAGGAATCAGAGGCAGAGTTGATGTTTAATAGGACGAAGTGACACAGATACAAATTAATTCAGATCACAGACTACAGCACTGGTGGGAGCAGTGGTCAGACGTACCAAACAGCTCTCTGTaatggtaaaagaaaaaaaaaaagatttgtggCAGATTTGTAACATCTGACAACCAGGTCCTGCAAGTCAAATGTTGATCCAGAATCAGACATCTGCTCATGCTACGAAATgaaaataggagaaaaaaaatggtataTCAGCATCATACCCTGTAAGGCTAATACTTTCATACACATGGTaatacttctctctctctctcacacacacacacacacacacacacacacacacacaccagtaccTACATGTCTGTGCTGGGATCTCCTGTCCCCCTGATAACATGTTGGAAGGTTGCTAcacctcctgcctctcctctgtTGCTGTGACACTGCAAAACAGGAAAGGACAGATGGCCTGTATAACAGAAAGGTTATACAGGCCATCACAGAAATCAGGGATGATCAAGGTACCAGCAGAccatgtgtgtgtacctgtgtgttgGGGATAGAGGAGTTCTTCAGAGTTCTCCAGGCTGCTCATTAGTGAAGTCAGGACTTCTACTTGAAGCAGCAATACTGCACCTCTTCCTGGCATTGGACTTGTAACCTTGTAACTAAGGATTGTAAACTTGAATGATTACAACATAATCTGATAGATCGATAAATGCTCACCTTAATTatgcagaaaaatatgaaaaaggcTCCTTAGGGAACTTCACATGGAATACAAGGCTAGAGATATTGCACAAATTGGCTGGAAACTATTCTGAGAGGTAGCTGCAGAATCTTCTTGTGAAtaactgactgacagacagatggacaaaaatgaaaatgtcagtatcACAGAATTTCAGAGTTTAAGCATTTCATAGGATTAATGCATCCATCAAGTCTTGCTGTGTGATTTCACTGACTGGTGCATTCTGGTCTCATAGTGGCAGAGAAACAAGTAACCTGGACTCTGCAGCTGAGATTATGCAAATTCAGCCCCACAAATCAGCAACAGATATACCAGCTGGTGACTAAAGGGATCTTGTGGtcaacaaatacaaacaaacaaacaaacaaagtgaATACATGCAGAAGCAACTGAGCAGTCTGGGAATGATTTatctgagccaatcaggagccTGTGCTTCCCTTTTGCTGTCCTACACCTCCCAGCTCTGCACACCGGCTGTTAAGAGCACAGTAGATCAGGTCAGGTGTGGCTAATGGCAGCATTATAACCTGCTAATTAAACAGACACGCCTAAATGTGCTATTTGTCTCAGGCCAATCATTCTGTCACTCCAATACACATCTCTGATGTGGGGTGtgaaacagtgaacagtgagTATCTGTCTGGGTATCTGCTGGGAATGACAATGGGTGGTGCCCCTACCCAGAAGGTGCACACCCTATACGACAGGTTTACAGGGATACAgaacacgtttttttttcttctcctcattctcatcacattttcagacagaagTGTGACTGAAGTGAAAGGTTAGATTAGGCCCAGATAAAGGGTATGGATCATACCAGCTgtttcttcctccctttctaCCCCAGCCCCCGGGGGCATTTTAATTAAGTTTAATGGGAACAGGCAGCTGGGAGCAGGAATAGGAGATGACCCAGCAGCAGAAGCACACAGACTGTGACAGGACTAATTGTCTGCTGTGATAACCGATTTCCCCCTTTCGATTGTCTGGGGCCAAACTAGTACACAAGAATACagtctggaaaataaaataaataaagtcatttATCAGCAGTGACTTTGAGTCCGTATCCCTTTGTGGTGACATTTCTGGTTATTTATGCTCTGTGTATGTAAGACTCCACATGAATGGCAAATAGTTATACAAAGCTAGTTTTCTGAAAAAGTGTCTTCACATTGTCACCACAGCACCATATAGAGCcggaaataaaatacaaataacaagTAACAGAAATACTGAATGGCACAGTGTTTTGATTGGCATAGTGTtttgtgagagaggaggaggctgggggTGGACCGTGAGAGGGCTGAGAGAGGAGTGAACAAGTCAAATGAAGGGGGAGCGGAGGGTAAAAAGATCATTAGCTCTATAGACAGGACACAACTTCTCTCTTTGGCACCTCAAGTCAAACTAGGCCTCAGAGTCAACTTTGGGTAAAGATCAAATAAGTACATAGAGCTAAgatgaaaatacatacacatttccctttcctgcacacaaacacatgtgccgTGTGAAAAAGGAACACTGATCTACCATCTTATTCTTACCAGCCTACTCTCAAATACAGTGTAGATTTCCCTATTATTCCTGAATCTCAATCCCAGAGTATCCCTGACCATTATTCATCCTCTGAAACAGTGTAGGTCTGCAAACCCATTCCAAGTCGGTCCAACTGCACTCTACTCAGTCTTCAAAGCTGAACTTTCATAATTTCTCCTGCACTCAGCGAGCTACTTAAAGGAGCTGTATAACCAGCACCAACAGTTTTGATAGGGAAGAATCATTTATTCACACAGCTTAGAATTTTAAAACTCGTCTCACGAAGACGTCTCTCACACGGATCACCTGGAGTAGTGGCAGCAGATGAGAGAAAATTCTCATATGAAATAGAGAAATGCCATCTGCACACAAAGTCTCCCCGCCTCGCCCAAAGCGAGAGGGTGACATCAGGACAGGCGGTTTTGGAAGAAGGATGTGGAGTATTCCCAGGAAGAGGTGTTCCAAAGGAGCTGCTCTGGGCGTCCAACGGGGTGCATtcactgcaacaaaaacaagaacgCAACTCACGGACatcacaatatattttaaattcactgGCAGTGCGCTAAGACGTATTTGTGTTAAATGCACATTCAGAGCAGTCAGTCACcctttctgaaaacacacatacacaaatactcCCATCCAGCATGCTAAACACATGCAGgtatacatttcatttagtggggaaaaaaaagacagtccTTTTGAACACCAGTTACaaatttttgtaaaaatgtttattttatacaaatatttatgtcaTGAACTTGAAACGTTTGTTACAATAAAATGTCAGGTCtaaaacaaaagcattaaaaaactgaccagtgaaaataatgtgtgagaaatggagggaggacTCTTCACGTGGGGCACCCACACTGTGTAAAAACAGAGGCACGTTTTCACATTGTGAGAGAGGTACATACAAGTCTCTACTATCACCTGTAAAAGTCAAACCgcaatttgcattaaaaaaatcaaacgcTTCTTTAAGGaacagtaaaaatgatcaaacatCTAAagacaatatataaaatgtaattcttAACCATATTTAAgatttatatgcatataaaatgaTGGGGCTCTCAATAAAATGTATCTGATctcaaatatatttacattcaggAACACCTATAAATCGTGGTTATTCCAAATTTTCAACTGTCCAACTTCCATGCACTGTGAAGTGTCTCTCCTAGATGGCGCCACAAGccacattttctgaaattcaCTGTACTGGACAGTATTAACCAAACCAGCTACTATACCATACATACAATAGGACAAATTTCTTTGGATGTGGATTTAAAAGGGTCCTAGCATAGGtttcatcaaaagaaaaaatgtggaTTCATAAACTAATTTAATGCATGCAAACTAAGCATGCTTCAggaaaaattaaattttctttgtgtttgggGGACAGTGTTACTCCTTTCTTAAGTCGTATTGCACGTAATATTCCTTGTGGTTTAGGCTTCATTGTCAATGTCCCCCAGTTCACTGCCCCTGGACAGGCAGTGGCCGTAAAATGTGTCAGCCGGCAAACGCCGCAAATTTCAAGTTTGATTTCACCAGAAAGGAAACAAACCAGGTCAGCCCTGATCAAGGACTCATCACACACCTGGAACAGGTGATACTAGAAAATATTCCTTTAGTGTAGAGGTACTCACAAATTTCATTCTATTTAATTCAACATCAGATTTTAGAGCTTCACCTACAAGAGCCTGCAACCGACTatctttttgtttaaattataaAGTATATGCATTCTTTGGTTGCTCTTTACATCTCAGGATACGTGGGTAGTATGTTTCATTAGGAAATAGCGCAgtaattaaactgaatttaaatggtATCAGAGCTGCAAAGTTCTACCCGTCTTTTCTTCCGGGCCGACCTACATCCTGACACCAAAAGTCTGTAGAATGCAAATCTACTCATAAGACAACGGAGGCAGAAATGCAAAGTCTGCTGTTGCATACAATTTGCATGTAAACTACAGACTGACCTTTCACCCCAGcagcaaatacatt encodes the following:
- the LOC118785691 gene encoding calsequestrin-2-like, translating into MKALWLSILPCLYLLSLASAEKGLEFPSFDGKDRVIDINDKNYRKALKKYDMLCLLYHEPIPSNKELQKQFQMTELVLELAAQVLEDKDIGFGMVDSHKDAKVAKKLGLVEEGSVYVFKQDRVIEFDGQLSADTLVEFLLDLLEDPVELISNALELRAFDRMEEDTRLIGYFKNEDSEHFKAFQEAAEHFQPYIKFFATFDKSVAKQLTLKINEVDFYEPFMEQAMTIPDKPNSEEELVEFVKEHRRATLRKLRAEDMFETWEDDIEGIHIVAFAEEEDPDGFEFLEILKEVARDNTNNPDLSIVWIDPDDFPLLIPYWEKIFKVDLFKPQIGVVNVTDADSVWLDMPDDEDLPTAEELEDWIEDVLSGKVNTEDDDDDDDDDDDDDDDDDDDDDDDDDDDDDDDDDDDDDDDDDDDDDDDDDDDDDDDDDDDDDDDDDDDE